The Panthera leo isolate Ple1 chromosome D4, P.leo_Ple1_pat1.1, whole genome shotgun sequence nucleotide sequence AGGCTTTGAGGAAAGGCTCTTCTCCCTAACTCAGCATTAAGCCTTGGCCGTGGAGCCAGCCATACATGGGAACTGTCTGCTTTTATAcaggatttttctttctgcccttttgTCAAGTGAGGTAGGGCTGGCACTTTAGgaatgagaggaaggaaggaagcaaaccagaagagagaagaggtagAGGGAGACCCCAGAGATGGAAAGGGGGCTGGGTAGGGGCCTGGCAGTTCATTTGGAGAGCACTGCTGAAGTTACCACCCCTAGATGAACCTCATTGCTGGCTGCTTCTATGATGGGATCCTGCTATATGCTGAAGTCCTGAACGAGACAATACAGGAAGGAGGCACCCGGGAAGATGGACTTCGAATAGTGGAGAAGATGCAGGGCCGAAGATACCACGGTAATGAAGGAGGCCAGGAGGAGACCAGAGGGCTGCTCTCAGGCCTGGGAGTGGAGTAGgcagaagaaaatacaagataCGAGGGGCAGGAGGAAGTTAGTGGGGAGGTCAGAGAACGTGGTAGAGGTGGGCGTGTATTAAgaacaggggcagggagggactcTAAGGAATTAGAGGAATCAGGGCataggagaggggcatagagtAGATCTCAAAGTAAGGGCTACTCTTTTCTATCTTAGGTGTAACTGGACTGGTTGTTATGGACAAGAACAATGACCGAGAGACTGATTTTGTCCTGTGGGCCATGGGAGATCTGGATTCTGGGGACTTCCAGGTGATGGGGGAAGAAGCAGGGAGGAGAATGTGGGCCCTGAATATCCAGCTTTCAGAGGTTCAGTGGGGCAGAACCAAAGGTAGTAGAGGCAGGGACTTACTTTCTCTGCTGGAGCTGCATGCTGGGTAGGTGGGAAGTTGGGGGAGAAAAGCAGCCAAATAGCTGGGGtctgggagagaggcaggtgggagcAGGCCTGTGGGCCCAGTTTTCTCCTTCCTCACAGCCTGCAGCTCACTACTCAGGAGCCGAGAAGCAGATTTGGTGGACAGGACGGCCTATCCCCTGGGTGAAGGGGGCCCCCCCCTTGGACAATCCCCCCTGTGCCTTTGACTTGGACGACCCATCCTGTGATAAAAGTGGGTGTGTGCAGGGGTTGGGAGTaattcttcctcccctccctcccattctttCACCTCCCCTCCCTAACTCCCCACCCTTAGCTCTGTTTTCCTTGACTTGTATACTGTATACCCCTTCCTCACTTCTTTCCCTCCAGAAATCTGTCTGCTTCTCACACCCTGAGcaccacccccgccccgtccACAGCTCCACATAGTCTTTCTCAGGGTCCCCTCTCTCCTTCAGCTCCGCTTTCAACTCTGGCGATTGTGGCACTGGGCACAGGAATCACCTTCATCATGTTTGGTGTCTCCAGCTTCCTCATTTTCCGGTGAGTTCTGGCCTTCCCACCgacctgctccctccctcccactgcccaggCTTTCTGGGGGTTAGTGGGTATCTTTCGTTTGATGGCTACCTCTTAGGCCTAACGTCTTCCTCTCTAGCCTTTCTTGTTAAGCTGTCTTTTAGCCTAGGTGTTGTTTTCCCACTTTTGGTTCTAGACTGGGTGTCCTAACTAGGGATTTTGAGTGGGGTTTTATAGGGGCAAAGGTGAATTTTCCGTGAATGCTACCATTTTAAGAAAGAACTTTTACCTTCAGCCTCTGTGTTTTCAAGTGAGCATAGGGCATGTATCCCCTATGTAGAGAATGCATCCTTCTGTCTCAGTCCTGCAGCGAGTCCCGCCTCAGGTATAAAAGTTGTAGCATCCGGAGCTTCGGGGAAGCCGCTGAAACCCCACTGTTGGCTTACGGGGTGGTAGGATTGGGCTTGCCAGTCAACTGAGATGTGCAGTCCTTACAGAAAGCTGATGCTGGAGAAGGAGCTGGCTAGCATGTTGTGGCGCATTCGCTGGGAAGAACTGCAATTTGGCAATTCAGAACGATATCATAAAGGTGCAGGCAGTCGCCTCACACTGTCGCTGGTGAGCCCTTGTCTCAGctgtccctctgcttccctctgagTTCCTGTCCTTTCGTACCCTGGACCTTTCCCAGCACATTGGCCTGTAATGATAGCCCCTGCACTGCCACCATCATCTAATGTTCCTTTCATCCTTCCGCCTCCATGTTGCCCTTGGCCCCAGCGGGGATCCAGTTACGGCTCGCTCATGACAGCCCATGGGAAATACCAGATCTTTGCCAACACCGGTCACTTCAAGGTGAACAGTCATCCGCTTGTTCTGGTCCCCACCATTTCATCCTGTCTCATCCCCATCTATCACCTCTTCCCACAAATCTCTGCCCCTCATAACCTTCCTTCCTGTGTCCAGCTGAGCTCCTGGATGTCCACAGTTCTCCAGTATTTCCCAGCACCCAGGAActaatttcccttttcctctttcactCCTGCCATCAGGGAAATGTTGTTGCCATCAAACACGTGAATAAGAAGCGCATTGAGCTGACCCGGCAGGTTCTGTTTGAACTCAAACATGTATGTAATGGTGTGTGGGTTCAGGGTTCAGGGTAAAAagggatggagaagaggaaagggggaagaagagaggggaatAGTAAAATTGGCTAGCAGGTCAAGGGGTTTATTTATAAGTGATTTTAAGTTGCAGGTACAATTAAGAGAAAGGCTCTCTCATGCAGTGGTAGATTTctgtatctctttgaattctctcccccgccccctcaccttttgttgttattgttgttagaTGAGAGATGTTCAGTTCAACCATCTCACTCGCTTCATTGGTGCCTGCATTGACCCTCCCAACATTTGCATTGTCACCGAGTATTGTCCTCGTGGGAGTTTACAGGTAAGGGAAAGGTGGAGATTCTAGGGGCAGGGGAGAAAGGCCTGTGATAGCTAGTGCTACTAGGATAGTCACATAATCTGTTCCATGTCACTACCAGGATATTCTGGAAAATGACAGCATCAACTTGGACTGGATGTTTCGTTATTCGCTCATTAATGACCTTGTTAAGGTGAGTCTTCCCCACTCTTCCTTAAGAGTTCATCTGCTTTCAAATGCCTTTGTTTCTTGATCTTTGCTTTCAGCTTCTCCTTCCTAGTCCTCTAAAAGTCCCATTTTCTCCAGTTCCCCTTATATCTCTGGTTGGGCAATAATGGGTAAATAAAAGGTCTGGAGTTTTTAATTGGGGGAGATGTATTGGCCACAATGAGTCCTGTACTTGTAAAGAAGTTTCGTGTTCCTGCCCTAAATATCTCTAATCTCTTGccatcatctttttttgtttgtttgtttttaaacctcCACGAGCTTATATTAAGATTTcttggcaggaaaaaaatgaatgaggtcATCAAACATAGAATCATGTATTCTCTGACCAATATTTGGCATATCTGCTCTTTTGttcagaaaaactgaaatcttaTAAAGAATGTTTACTAGTAAAActaagagaaaccaaggaaaatTATACTAAACCTGTAGTATCTTCCCATATATTAGGTTTTCGCTATTTTCAAGTGACCCAGAGACCCGTGGGTATAGAGAGGTATGAATTTGAATCTTGCATGAGTTGGACAGGTGTTTAGAGCAAGTGCTGCAGCCAGTGAGTCAGCCCAGTGGGTCACTTGTACTGCACTTGAAGCTGGCTTTGGCTTTTCTGTTTAATTCTCATGAGGTTAtttagaatttgtgtgtgtgtgtgtgaaagtttgccattaaatgagataaaatattagGTAAAGTTGATGTGTTGGCTGTGacattaaatataagaaaaatatgactTTTGAGAGAACAATAATTTGATGGAAAAGTGATTTAGAACAAAGCCAGAAGCCTGATTAATCCTTTCTGTATTCACAAATTTGGTGACTCCCAAAGGTTTTGTTGATATcgaaaggaataaaaaggaggaGTTCACAGAGACTGGAATTATGAATTGTTTATGTCCAGAGCTAAATATTTAGACACAGTTGTTTTGGTTAGCATATAGAACACTgcatcctttttctgttccaccTGAACTGACGTGGGTGGGCTCCTAGGGTTTCATTTTGGGAAGCATCACTCTGCCTTCTTAGGACCTGCCTAATGGTCCCTCATACGCAAAGGTTTTCTCCTGTCTGGCCCCATGGGGCCAGAAGTGTCTGGTTTCTGTGTTGGCTTGGCAGCTGTCTCCtacttttgtccattttccagggttttactaatttactattttctccactttctctctggcccttacTTTCTTCCTCCATCCTGACTTGCCTGCCTACACATGGTTATATGTTAAAGTTGACAACTGGTTAGTCTTGGTACATCTAGGTACTCTGGATAGCCGAGTCTCTAGCCTTCCTAGGTTTTCCTAGTGGTGGCCGTACATTTGAGGCCATCATGGGTGTCAGTCACATCAGTCTTAGAGTTCACCCTCCTAGTTCTGTTCACTACTCAGAAGACTGACTGCTCTTTCTAGGGTAAATAACTGATAGCTCCCCTTGTCCTTCCCCTTAAACATTTCTTGTCCCTGGTGCCTAGGTGCCAATATACCGTTTATGGTACCAGGAAGGGATAACTGTCCTATTCAGCCTGCTTCTTTGGGTAGAAACTGCAAAGGATGCCTTCCAAAAGTAGCTTATGGTTTTTATGGTCCCAAGATCTTCAGACAGCTAGCTAATGCCCATCTCATAGAGAGGGGGTATCCTAAGCCATATATGATCCAAACCCATGACTTGATCTGTATCCTGCAGGGCATGGCCTTTCTCCATAACAGCATTATTGCATCCCACGGGAGTCTCAAGTCCTCCAACTGTGTGGTGGATAGTCGTTTTGTGCTCAAAATCACAGACTATGGCCTGGCCAGCTTCCGATCAACTGCTGAACCTGATGACAGCCACGCCCTCTATGCCAGTGAGGCCTTCCCCCACAACTCACTTTTATATAGCTCCTCTGGCCTTGATCATTTCCacctggggagggtgggagagggagatggaatgaCAGGAACATGGGGAGTATTATGGGCTCTTTTTGAGGACCTGGCCAGCCTGTTCCTTCTTTTTAGAGAAGCTGTGGACTGCCCCAGAACTGCTTGGTGGGAACCCGTTGCCAACCACAGGCATGCAGAAGGCTGATGTCTATAGCTTTGGGATCATCTTACAGGAGATAGCACTTCGCAGTGGTCCTTTCTACTTGGAGGGCCTGGACCTCAGCCCCAAAGGTGAGAGTCAATCTACTACCCACAGACTGCTCTACCTGGGGGACCCTGTTCTTCATCCAAACCCTTTATCACCCTCAGAGATTGTCCAGAAGGTCCGAAATGGTCAACGGCCATATTTCCGGCCGAGCATTGACCGGACCCAACTGAATGAAGAGTTGGTTTTGCTGATGGAGCGATGTTGGGCCCAAGAACCAGCTGAGCGGCCAGACTTTGGACAAATTAAGGGGTTCATTCGCCGCTTTAACAAGTGAGAGGGCACTTAGGGGGCAAGGGCTCCCCAGGGATAGAAGCCTCATCAGTCTTGGTGGATGAGGCGTGTGGGGCTGGTGGGGCCAAGAAGGTGGGTTGGGTAGGAAGTCCTGGGAGTCTTGAGAATCTGGGAGCAGGTACCATATTCTGGCCTCCCCCCAGGGAGGGCGGCACGAGCATACTGGACAACCTGCTGTTGCGCATGGAGCAGTATGCCAATAACCTGGAGAAGCTGGTGGAGGAGCGCACACAGGCCTATCTGGAGGAGAAACGCAAGGCTGAGGCTCTGCTCTACCAAATTCTACCCCAGTGAGAATTTGTCACCCTTCCCCAACCTTCCTTTGATATTCTACTCTGTTGAGTTCTGCCTGATCAAGCTCCTGAGAACTCACTTCCCAACTCTTAGAATGCTGCTTTGTTATATCTTGACACAGTGAGCCTTTCTGGCTTTACacagtgtgttttcattttctcttcaaatgagctttgctgccttctctctgctATCCCTTCTTCTTAGGACACTGCTCTACCATGCCTTTGCACCGGCAAGTGTATGTAGAACAATCCCAACTTGAGACACTTAGTGCCCATCCCTGGGGTCCCCTTCCAACCCCCACCACTTAAATGCTTTACTTGAGCTAGTCTGTAATGTCTTCCCAGCCACCTTCCTCGTCTTCTACCAGGCTTAGCTTTCATAACTCCTCTTCTGCTCAACCATAtaccccttttctctccccctctcatccTCTTTTCTCTCAGTTTGGCTCATACTGCACCCTTGCTTCCTAGTTCAGTGGCAGAGCAGTTAAAACGGGGAGAGACTGTACAGGCTGAGGCCTTTGACAGTGTTACCATCTACTTCAGTGACATTGTTGGCTTCACAGCTTTGTCAGCAGAGAGCACCCCCATGCAGGTGAGAGCCAAGGGTGAGAAGTAGGGGGTGGGATAGGGATCTGGGGAACTTCACTGGGGCATAGGAATCCTTGATAATAGGGGAGATTCCTTTGTTCTGGAGTTCCCATATTTTGTTCTAGCTTATGGGTTAAGAATTCTTAGAAAGTTAGGCACAGGTCTCAGGGGCTCTACTTTCCCATCCCTGTTAGGTGGTGACACTTCTTAATGACCTGTATACCTGCTTTGATGCCATAATTGACAACTTTGACGTCTACAAGGTGAGAGCCAGGGCTACCCTCCTACCGAGACCCCTTTAAAACCCAGTCTCCCCAAACCCTACATACCTACCTGCTCCATTGGCAGTTTgccctcctgggtctccagcaccCTAGTACTGGGTACCCTTTGTAGACAGATGAGGCTCTGGCACTCTAATTGTACATCCTAGTCTAATTTCTTGTGAATCCTCAAGCTGCCCTAATCGGAACCATCACAGGATCTAGAGCCTATCTGCCACTTTTTGCCTAGGGGTATAAATATTGTCTATcgtcttttctcttccctccattcTCTCCAGACATGGACGAATCATATGGGATGTAGGTACAGAATGACTTATGGGGCTGAGGAACCTTGTAAAAAATTTTGTTGAAGTCATTGAGTTGGCACGGCGTGGGCCTTATTTACTGTGCCTGGCAGTAAAAATCATCAGGATTTAGGTGTTGACTTTGtgactgtgtggccttgggcaagtaactGTAAAGCTCCTTGAGCCTCAGGTATTTTACCTAGAAGATGGGAATAATAGATTTATTGTGGAAATGTCTAACATTACACCAACAATACATATGTGTTCCTGTCCCTTTATTTGGACTTATTCTACCACGTCTGTTATTACTGTGACAATAAACCCTTTACTCAGATTGACCAATTATGCACACTTTACccccatttgctttattttttaaaaatgtatctattgACCTAATTACTTtttgaaccatttgagagtaagttgcagGCATAGTGCCCCTTTATCCCTAAACAGTTCAGTGTCTAGTTCCTAAAAACAGGACATTCTTTTGGATACCTTCAGTACAATTAACACAGCCAAGTGTCTGCTTTCTTACCTTGGACAGTTCAGGCTGTCTGAGGCCTATTTCACTGGGCCTGCCTGACCTCACCAGCCTCTGTGCTCTTCAGGTTAGGCCTGTTTCCTTGCTTCCCACCTCCTGACAGCAGAGCCTATTTGTTCACATCTTGTTGCAGACAGGGTATCCATTCCCTCAGCAAATGGTTACTGAGTGTTCACCAGGTACAGGGGTGGTTGTGGGAGGATTTAAAGACGCCCTGAAACTCTGCCCGCGCCCCACCCCTGATTCTCAGCACCACAGCACTCATTTTCCAGTCGATGCTCTGGCCTCCCAGGCTGCTGGGATGACTCATAGTGGTGTCCAGCTTGTCTCTTTCTGCTCTTACCCATTCCCACTGATACACATAGAGGTGACCTTTTAAACCCCATCTCAATCAGGTAGAAACGATTGGAGATGCCTACATGGTGGTGTCTGGTCTCCCAGGCCGAAATGGTCAACGTCATGCCCCGGAAATTGCTCGTATGGCTCTAGCACTACTGGATGCAGTTTCTTCCTTCCGCATCCGCCACCGACCCCATGACCAGCTGAGGCTACGCATAGGGGTCCACACGGGTAAGGCTGACTCTCACTCCGTCCCTCGTATCTGCTTTTCCCAGGCTCTCCCAACCTGTTTCTTTTCACAGGGCCCGTCTGTGCTGGGGTTGTTGGCCTGAAGATGCCCCGCTATTGTCTCTTTGGAGACACGGTGAACACTGCCTCCCGAATGGAGTCTAATGGTCAAGGTAAAACAGTAGCCCTCaaccccagcctcagcctcaaTTTGTGgtgcccttttcttcttttaagagttCTTCCAAATCTCTCAGTCTGAGAGACCACAGTTCCTGACCGCCCCATTCTTGGACATATTTTGGTTCTAGCGCATGTGCCCTGGGAAGACTGAGAGCCTCCTGAGGGGTGGTGGTTTGGTAAAGCTCTCTCCAGTACTGCCAACTCTTCTATTGTcttttctttgattcatttttccaCCATCCCggcaccccatcccaccccagccctgaAGATCCATGTCTCCTCTACCACCAAGGATGCCCTGGATGAGCTAGGATGCTTCCAGCTAGAGCTTCGGGGGGATGTGGAGATGAAGGTGATGgcaggccatgggggaggggtcaTGGAAAGGGAGGATGAAAACAATTATGGGGAtcatggggaaaagacagagataaaaagaataacataGAAGAATCTGAATTATCTTCACTCCCCCACttccagggaaaaggaaagatgCGAACTTACTGGCTCCTAGGAGAGCGGAAAGGCCCTGCTGGGCTCCTGTAAACCCTACTTCTTCCTAAGTGAGACAATCTCCTGCTGCCGGTACCTGGGTGGGCAGCAGTCACCATCTCTCTACACACCGGAAATGGACACTGTCATGTAAGATGGAAACCAACGTGCACAAAAACCCTACTTTGTAAGGAAGTTGTTGCCCTTTGCAGCTCAGCCTTGTACATATACCTGCCTCCCTCTGGCCTGGTTCCCTTCTTCCCTACCTTCTGTAAATATCTGTATCTAAACCAGAATATTTTGGccaaatataaaacaacaaaaaatgtcatGGTGTCAGAGTCTGGGTTAGGGGCAAATCCAAGGAACATGGTTACTCACAGAATCACTGAATTAGCAGTCTCAGGATGAGAGAGAACCCTTTATGAGAAGCCTCTTCACCTAGTACAGACAGAATTCACTTCCTTTCCACCTCTCCAGTACAGACAGAAATCGATTCCATAGTCCAtatccctcttccctcctcaaCCCTTAGATAGTAGTTCCACCCATTCcacctccctgtcctcctccctgaCAGACAAGGGAAGATATTTCTCCCAGTTGGTGGGAATAATTCTCAGGTTCATAGGGCAAAGGCTGCCCCAGAGACAGAGGCACTGGTGTTGAGAAGCTGCAGTTCTTCCGGAATGGCGTGTCCAGAGTCTTGATGCTACTGACACCCTGGAGGAAGGCCAGAATGAGGACAGATCCTGCTCTGCGCCAAGCCAGAACAGAAcagcctcttccccctccttgttttcccCGACTCCTAACACCCTCACACACCGGTAGCTGTGGTGCCCTCTGTATCCAGAAGGTTTCAGGTTGCTCCCGACGGTAGTCGTGAGGCTGGAAGGGAAAGATACTGAAAAACTCTTGGTTTGAAGCTCCCTCTCTTAACCTCTGCTGCTCTCCCACAGCCCATTATAGCCCAGCCGTACAAGCACGGTGGGATAAGTTCTCACCTTGGTTGGGGCAGGAGGCCCGGCTTGCACCAGCTCCTTTCGGTAGTCATGGTGTGTCACAGACTCGACCTCAAACTGCTTCCTTGTGGCTTCCTGCTCTGCCTGCACCTCTTTACTGTATAGTCCTGGGGGCGTCAAAGCCATTCTTCCCTGATTTTTGTCTTCCCCGCCTCCCCTTTACCCTTCGCCCAGCCTCTCACCAGATCTGGTGGCGCAGGAGCATCTCCAGCATGGCTTCACGCTTTCCTGTAGGAGGGCAGGGagtggagagagtgggagagtcTGGTTAACAAGCAGGCCCAAAGAAACAAAtgtgagaaaagaaggaaaatcatggGGCTTTACccttgtacccattaaacaatccATAGTCCCACTAGaaattccttcctctcttttatcTCTGATTGCTCATTCTGGCCCATTCTCTCATGCTTCACACCTCGAGTTGGCTGATAGCAGTTTCGCGGGGGCTGGTATGAGTCTTTCTGAGTGGTGCTGAAGGACATGGGTGACTGTAGCTGCAGGGTCAGCAGTCCCTGGTGTCCATGTCGGAAGAAGAAACTCTCAGAGCCATCCTGCATGCTTGGGACTTGATCCAGGTGGTTGGTGGCTCTCTGTGGGCCCCAAGTTGAGTGACCAGGATGTCCTTTATGGCACCCACCCTCATCATAAACTACTGCCTCCCCCAGGAAATTGGGGACAGTCTTCAGGAAAAGGGAGCAGGTCAAAACCTTAATACCTCCTCCTCCCAGTTGTAGAGAAGGCTGTGGCCCCGTGGCAATGTTTCACTGGGAACCTTACACTTCCCTTCAACCTCAGGGGTCTTCCAATGCCCTCGGGCACCAGGTTCTGAGACTTGCAAAA carries:
- the NPR2 gene encoding atrial natriuretic peptide receptor 2 isoform X2; protein product: MALPSLLLLVAALAGGVRPPGARNLTLAVVLPEHNLSYAWAWPRVGPAVALAVEALGRALPVDLRFVSSELDGACSEYLAPLRAVDLKLYHDPDLLLGPGCVYPAASVARFASHWRLPLLTAGAVASGFAAKNEHYRTLVRTGPSAPKLGEFVVTLHGHFNWTARAALLYLDARTDDRPHYFTIEGVFEALQGSNLSVQHQVYAREPGGPEQATHFIRANGRIVYICGPLEMLHEILLQAQRENLTNGDYVFFYLDVFGESLRAGPTRSTGRPWQDNRTREQAQALREAFQTVLVITYREPPNPEYQEFQNRLLIRAREDFGVELAPSLMNLIAGCFYDGILLYAEVLNETIQEGGTREDGLRIVEKMQGRRYHGVTGLVVMDKNNDRETDFVLWAMGDLDSGDFQPAAHYSGAEKQIWWTGRPIPWVKGAPPLDNPPCAFDLDDPSCDKTPLSTLAIVALGTGITFIMFGVSSFLIFRKLMLEKELASMLWRIRWEELQFGNSERYHKGAGSRLTLSLRGSSYGSLMTAHGKYQIFANTGHFKGNVVAIKHVNKKRIELTRQVLFELKHMRDVQFNHLTRFIGACIDPPNICIVTEYCPRGSLQDILENDSINLDWMFRYSLINDLVKGMAFLHNSIIASHGSLKSSNCVVDSRFVLKITDYGLASFRSTAEPDDSHALYAKKLWTAPELLGGNPLPTTGMQKADVYSFGIILQEIALRSGPFYLEGLDLSPKEIVQKVRNGQRPYFRPSIDRTQLNEELVLLMERCWAQEPAERPDFGQIKGFIRRFNKEGGTSILDNLLLRMEQYANNLEKLVEERTQAYLEEKRKAEALLYQILPHSVAEQLKRGETVQAEAFDSVTIYFSDIVGFTALSAESTPMQVVTLLNDLYTCFDAIIDNFDVYKVETIGDAYMVVSGLPGRNGQRHAPEIARMALALLDAVSSFRIRHRPHDQLRLRIGVHTGPVCAGVVGLKMPRYCLFGDTVNTASRMESNGQALKIHVSSTTKDALDELGCFQLELRGDVEMKGKGKMRTYWLLGERKGPAGLL
- the NPR2 gene encoding atrial natriuretic peptide receptor 2 isoform X4, with product MALPSLLLLVAALAGGVRPPGARNLTLAVVLPEHNLSYAWAWPRVGPAVALAVEALGRALPVDLRFVSSELDGACSEYLAPLRAVDLKLYHDPDLLLGPGCVYPAASVARFASHWRLPLLTAGAVASGFAAKNEHYRTLVRTGPSAPKLGEFVVTLHGHFNWTARAALLYLDARTDDRPHYFTIEGVFEALQGSNLSVQHQVYAREPGGPEQATHFIRANGRIVYICGPLEMLHEILLQAQRENLTNGDYVFFYLDVFGESLRAGPTRSTGRPWQDNRTREQAQALREAFQTVLVITYREPPNPEYQEFQNRLLIRAREDFGVELAPSLMNLIAGCFYDGILLYAEVLNETIQEGGTREDGLRIVEKMQGRRYHGVTGLVVMDKNNDRETDFVLWAMGDLDSGDFQPAAHYSGAEKQIWWTGRPIPWVKGAPPLDNPPCAFDLDDPSCDKTPLSTLAIVALGTGITFIMFGVSSFLIFRKLMLEKELASMLWRIRWEELQFGNSERYHKGAGSRLTLSLGNVVAIKHVNKKRIELTRQVLFELKHMRDVQFNHLTRFIGACIDPPNICIVTEYCPRGSLQDILENDSINLDWMFRYSLINDLVKGMAFLHNSIIASHGSLKSSNCVVDSRFVLKITDYGLASFRSTAEPDDSHALYAKKLWTAPELLGGNPLPTTGMQKADVYSFGIILQEIALRSGPFYLEGLDLSPKEIVQKVRNGQRPYFRPSIDRTQLNEELVLLMERCWAQEPAERPDFGQIKGFIRRFNKEGGTSILDNLLLRMEQYANNLEKLVEERTQAYLEEKRKAEALLYQILPHSVAEQLKRGETVQAEAFDSVTIYFSDIVGFTALSAESTPMQVVTLLNDLYTCFDAIIDNFDVYKVETIGDAYMVVSGLPGRNGQRHAPEIARMALALLDAVSSFRIRHRPHDQLRLRIGVHTGPVCAGVVGLKMPRYCLFGDTVNTASRMESNGQALKIHVSSTTKDALDELGCFQLELRGDVEMKGKGKMRTYWLLGERKGPAGLL
- the NPR2 gene encoding atrial natriuretic peptide receptor 2 isoform X3, with translation MALPSLLLLVAALAGGVRPPGARNLTLAVVLPEHNLSYAWAWPRVGPAVALAVEALGRALPVDLRFVSSELDGACSEYLAPLRAVDLKLYHDPDLLLGPGCVYPAASVARFASHWRLPLLTAGAVASGFAAKNEHYRTLVRTGPSAPKLGEFVVTLHGHFNWTARAALLYLDARTDDRPHYFTIEGVFEALQGSNLSVQHQVYAREPGGPEQATHFIRANGRIVYICGPLEMLHEILLQAQRENLTNGDYVFFYLDVFGESLRAGPTRSTGRPWQDNRTREQAQALREAFQTVLVITYREPPNPEYQEFQNRLLIRAREDFGVELAPSLMNLIAGCFYDGILLYAEVLNETIQEGGTREDGLRIVEKMQGRRYHGVTGLVVMDKNNDRETDFVLWAMGDLDSGDFQPAAHYSGAEKQIWWTGRPIPWVKGAPPLDNPPCAFDLDDPSCDKTPLSTLAIVALGTGITFIMFGVSSFLIFRPYRKLMLEKELASMLWRIRWEELQFGNSERYHKGAGSRLTLSLGNVVAIKHVNKKRIELTRQVLFELKHMRDVQFNHLTRFIGACIDPPNICIVTEYCPRGSLQDILENDSINLDWMFRYSLINDLVKGMAFLHNSIIASHGSLKSSNCVVDSRFVLKITDYGLASFRSTAEPDDSHALYAKKLWTAPELLGGNPLPTTGMQKADVYSFGIILQEIALRSGPFYLEGLDLSPKEIVQKVRNGQRPYFRPSIDRTQLNEELVLLMERCWAQEPAERPDFGQIKGFIRRFNKEGGTSILDNLLLRMEQYANNLEKLVEERTQAYLEEKRKAEALLYQILPHSVAEQLKRGETVQAEAFDSVTIYFSDIVGFTALSAESTPMQVVTLLNDLYTCFDAIIDNFDVYKVETIGDAYMVVSGLPGRNGQRHAPEIARMALALLDAVSSFRIRHRPHDQLRLRIGVHTGPVCAGVVGLKMPRYCLFGDTVNTASRMESNGQALKIHVSSTTKDALDELGCFQLELRGDVEMKGKGKMRTYWLLGERKGPAGLL
- the NPR2 gene encoding atrial natriuretic peptide receptor 2 isoform X1, with amino-acid sequence MALPSLLLLVAALAGGVRPPGARNLTLAVVLPEHNLSYAWAWPRVGPAVALAVEALGRALPVDLRFVSSELDGACSEYLAPLRAVDLKLYHDPDLLLGPGCVYPAASVARFASHWRLPLLTAGAVASGFAAKNEHYRTLVRTGPSAPKLGEFVVTLHGHFNWTARAALLYLDARTDDRPHYFTIEGVFEALQGSNLSVQHQVYAREPGGPEQATHFIRANGRIVYICGPLEMLHEILLQAQRENLTNGDYVFFYLDVFGESLRAGPTRSTGRPWQDNRTREQAQALREAFQTVLVITYREPPNPEYQEFQNRLLIRAREDFGVELAPSLMNLIAGCFYDGILLYAEVLNETIQEGGTREDGLRIVEKMQGRRYHGVTGLVVMDKNNDRETDFVLWAMGDLDSGDFQPAAHYSGAEKQIWWTGRPIPWVKGAPPLDNPPCAFDLDDPSCDKTPLSTLAIVALGTGITFIMFGVSSFLIFRPYRKLMLEKELASMLWRIRWEELQFGNSERYHKGAGSRLTLSLRGSSYGSLMTAHGKYQIFANTGHFKGNVVAIKHVNKKRIELTRQVLFELKHMRDVQFNHLTRFIGACIDPPNICIVTEYCPRGSLQDILENDSINLDWMFRYSLINDLVKGMAFLHNSIIASHGSLKSSNCVVDSRFVLKITDYGLASFRSTAEPDDSHALYAKKLWTAPELLGGNPLPTTGMQKADVYSFGIILQEIALRSGPFYLEGLDLSPKEIVQKVRNGQRPYFRPSIDRTQLNEELVLLMERCWAQEPAERPDFGQIKGFIRRFNKEGGTSILDNLLLRMEQYANNLEKLVEERTQAYLEEKRKAEALLYQILPHSVAEQLKRGETVQAEAFDSVTIYFSDIVGFTALSAESTPMQVVTLLNDLYTCFDAIIDNFDVYKVETIGDAYMVVSGLPGRNGQRHAPEIARMALALLDAVSSFRIRHRPHDQLRLRIGVHTGPVCAGVVGLKMPRYCLFGDTVNTASRMESNGQALKIHVSSTTKDALDELGCFQLELRGDVEMKGKGKMRTYWLLGERKGPAGLL
- the SPAG8 gene encoding sperm-associated antigen 8; translation: METAQSTKGSRCRSLDVQPGTEGLGSTSEPFSSDGHPISALAAATTAAAASSTDKATVLSAKTPACHSEPNLLMNHSSDSLLGDPCTEASFTHSIGHGKLGIEPIYVSHIAQDPCTTKDLSSSPGPVLGSSSGPCHGSGQDTGPDSGPGPATDSGPSPGRGHDREPSPHNLPSFRTPQADMVPNYASWNHYCHWEPRKQPWKFLQVSEPGARGHWKTPEVEGKCKVPSETLPRGHSLLYNWEEERATNHLDQVPSMQDGSESFFFRHGHQGLLTLQLQSPMSFSTTQKDSYQPPRNCYQPTRGKREAMLEMLLRHQICKEVQAEQEATRKQFEVESVTHHDYRKELVQAGPPAPTKPHDYRREQPETFWIQRAPQLPGVSSIKTLDTPFRKNCSFSTPVPLSLGQPLPYEPENYSHQLGEISSLVCQGGGQGGGMGGTTI